The sequence below is a genomic window from Variovorax paradoxus B4.
GGGATTCGACGATCACGCGAAGATCTTTTTCCCCGATACGGCCACCGGCCAGCTCACGCTGCCGACCGTGGGGCCCGACGGTCCGGTGTGGCCCGCGAGCGGCCGGCCGACCATGCGCGACTACACGCCGCGCCGCTACGACGCCAGCGCCAACACGCTGGAACTCGACTTCGCGCTGCACGACGCTGGCCCCGCCACGCAATGGGCCGAGCAGGCCAAGCCCGGCGACACGCTCGGCGTGGGTGGCCCACGCGGCTCGTTCATCGTCCCGGCCGAGTTCGACTGGCACCTGCTGATCGGCGACGACACTGCCCTGCCCGCCATTGCGCGGCGCCTGGCCGAGCTGCCGGCCGGTGCGCGAGTGGTGGTGCTGGCCGAGGTGGACAGCGAAGCCGACCGGATTCCGTTCGAGACGCAGGCGGAGCTCACATTGAAGTGGGTGCACCGCAACGGCATCGAGCCGGGCCTGAGCCCGGTGCTGCTCGATGCGCTCGAGGCAATGAAGCTGCCGCCCGGAGACTTCCACGCGTGGGTGGGTTGCGAATCGGCGATTGCGAAGGCCCTGCGTGCGCACCTCGTGAGCGAGCGCGACGCAAACCCCAAGTGGACCCGCGCCTCGGGCTACTGGCGGCGCGGCGCGGCGGCCACGCACGATACGCACGACGAGTAAGCGCCTTTGGTATTGCTCAGAGCCAGCCGGCACGCCTGAACCGGTAGTAGAGATAGCTGCAGGTGGTTGCAATCAGCCCCAGCGCCACCGCATACCCATAGCGGAATTTCAGCTCCGGCATGTGCTCGAAGTTCATGCCCCAGATGCCCGCGAACGCGGTGCACACTGCAAAGATGCTGGCCCAGGCCGCCAGCCGCTTGGTGACTTCGCTCTCCTCGATGGTGACCATCGAGAGGTTCACCGAAATGGCCGTGCCGATGGTGTCGCGCATGGCATCGATCGAACCGTTGATGCGGCCCAGGTGGTCGGCCACGTCGCGAAAGTATTCCTGCGAGGTCACGCAGATCTGCGGCACCCGCCCGCCGTGCAGCTTGCCCGCCGCCTCGACCAGCGGCGCCACGGCGCGCTTGAGGATCAAGCTGCGCCGCTTCAGGTCGTACAGCTGCTTGATCTTGTCGCGCGCTGCGCCGCCCTGGGTGAAGATCTGCTGCTCGATGGATTCGAGTTCCACCTCGAGCGCATCGATGACGGGAAAGTAGCGGTCCACCACCGCATCCATCAGCGCATAGAGCACGAAGCCCGCGCCGTTGCGCAGCAGTTCGGGCTCGCGCTCGCAGCGCTCGCGCACGCCCAGGAAGCCCCGTTGGCTGCGGTTGCGCACCGAGAGCACATAGTTGCGGCCGACGAACACATCGACCTCGCCCACGTTCACGCAGTGCTCTCCCTCGGGGGAGGGCTCAACGAGGTGCATGACCACGAAGAGCGAATCGCCATACTCCTCGACCTTGGGCCGCTGGTGGCCATGCTGGGCGTCTTCCACCGCCAGCGGATGCAGGTTGAACTCATCCTGCATCTGGGCCAGCTCCTGCGGCGTGGCGTCGCTCAGCGCCACCCAGACAAAGCAGCCGGGGCGAGAGATGTACTCGCTGATGTCCTCGACCGGAATGTCGGCGAGCTTGGCGCCGTTTTCGTAGGCCACGCAGTTGATCAGCATCGGTGCTCGTCCAGGTTCGATCTTGCAGGAGGTGGGTCAGGCCACCGCATCCGGATCCGAAGCCGCGGCCAGCAGGCCGGTGTCGGCCAGCGCGGCCTCGATGGCCTGCGTCACGCCCCTGAGCAGGGCGAGGCCCTTTTCAGCGAATGCGCGGTGGCTTGCAACGTCTGCCCACAGGCTCGCGGCGGCTTCGGCGCATGTCAGCGATGTGAAGCGGATGCGCCCCTTCGCCAAGTCGTTGAAGCGCTTCTCCCGCAGGGGATCCGCCCGGTCCCAGGCGCCGCCGATGAGCACGCGCCGGCCGCGCTTGACGCGGGGTTCGCGCTCGGCGAAGAAAGGCAGCTTGGCGGACACCCAGCCCGGCAGCCCGGAGTTCAACGCGGTGTCGAAGGCAGTCGGGGCGGTGTGCGACTTCGCAAAGTCGCGCAAGGCGCCGAGCTTGTAGAGCACCGGGTCTTTCGGCCCGGCTGCTGCGCCGCTTTCCACGGGCTTGACGATGGGCGGGCCGTTGCCTGCTCGCCCATCGGGCCGTTTCGATTTGCGCAGGTCCGCAAGTTGGGCAGGCGACATGCAGAGGTACAGCGCGGCGAGCTCGGCGGGCAAGGTGGCGGTGTCGGGCAGCGCGTCCGCTTCAGGGCCTTTGAATTCATCCGGGTGGGCCATGGGCGCCTTGTTCTTCACGCGGGGTTCGCGCCGGGGGATTTTAGAGCGGCGGGTGAGCGCCGGCCGAGCCGGCCGCCGTCCCCGATAATCGTCCGAGTGAAAATGACGACTGCGCAAACCTCCCCCTCGACCAGCGACCTCTCCGGGCACACGCCCATGATGGCGCAGTACCTGGGCCTCAAGGCGAACCATCCGGACACCCTGCTGTTCTACCGGATGGGCGATTTCTACGAGCTGTTCTGGGCCGACGCCGAAAAGGCCGCCCGCCTGCTCGACATCACGCTCACCCAGCGCGGCCAGTCGGCCGGCCAGCCGGTGGTGATGTGCGGGGTGCCCTTCCATGCGGTCGATACCTACCTCGCGCGGCTCATCAAGCTGGGCGAATCGGTGGCCATCTGCGAGCAGGTGGGTGAAGTCGGTGCCAGCAAGGGGCCGGTCGAACGCAAGGTGGTGCGGGTGGTCACGCCCGGCACGCTGACCGATTCGGAACTGCTCAACGACAAGAGCGAATCGCTGCTGCTCGCGGTGCATGCGGGCACGCGCAATTTCTGCGGCCTGGCGTGGCTCAGCGTGACCGGCGCGGAACTGCGGTTGGCCGAATGCCCGGCCGACGCACTCGAAGCCTGGATCGCACGCATCGCGCCGAGCGAACTGCTCTACAGCGCCGAGGTAACGCCGGCCTTCGAGCAGCGCCTGAAGGCCGCGCGTTCGGCCACGCCTTTCACGCTCTCGATCCGGCCCGCGTGGCAGTTCGACGGCGGCCTGGGCGAGCGCAAGCTCAGCGAGCAGATGGGCAGCAACAGCCTTGCCGCCTGGAACGCCGAATCGCTCACCAACGCGCATGCCGCCGCCGCCGCGCTGCTGGGCTATGCCGAGCACACGCAGGGCCGCGCACTCTCGCACGTGCAGCGCCTTTCGGTGGAGCGCGACGGCGACCTGATC
It includes:
- a CDS encoding siderophore-interacting protein, which codes for MTDFTTTSASITPDRTPRRVRHELRFRQLTVKTVQRVTPHLIRITLTGDDLAGFTSLGFDDHAKIFFPDTATGQLTLPTVGPDGPVWPASGRPTMRDYTPRRYDASANTLELDFALHDAGPATQWAEQAKPGDTLGVGGPRGSFIVPAEFDWHLLIGDDTALPAIARRLAELPAGARVVVLAEVDSEADRIPFETQAELTLKWVHRNGIEPGLSPVLLDALEAMKLPPGDFHAWVGCESAIAKALRAHLVSERDANPKWTRASGYWRRGAAATHDTHDE
- a CDS encoding magnesium and cobalt transport protein CorA: MLINCVAYENGAKLADIPVEDISEYISRPGCFVWVALSDATPQELAQMQDEFNLHPLAVEDAQHGHQRPKVEEYGDSLFVVMHLVEPSPEGEHCVNVGEVDVFVGRNYVLSVRNRSQRGFLGVRERCEREPELLRNGAGFVLYALMDAVVDRYFPVIDALEVELESIEQQIFTQGGAARDKIKQLYDLKRRSLILKRAVAPLVEAAGKLHGGRVPQICVTSQEYFRDVADHLGRINGSIDAMRDTIGTAISVNLSMVTIEESEVTKRLAAWASIFAVCTAFAGIWGMNFEHMPELKFRYGYAVALGLIATTCSYLYYRFRRAGWL